The DNA sequence TGGAACCATGTTCAGTCAGGCAGTGCTGGATGGGGTTTTTAATCTGAACCCGGAGCAGGGTGTCATGGCAGGTGCTGAAGGCGGCATCATTCTCAGCGGCCTGGCTCTTGATGATTATGCACAAATGCCGGAAATGGTGAATGTTGATTTTGACTTGCACTATTCAGATGCTGACACAGTTGTCATCAGATATTTGAACATTAATGCTGATAACTTCAGTTCTTCTGCCAGGGGAAGCTTTAATGCAGACAAGCTTGACTTTAAAGCTGAGGCACGGATGGACATAAAAAAGGTACAGAATTTTATTCCAGGCATGGGAGATGAACCTTTTTTTGAAACTGACCTGGGTCTTGATCTTGATGCATCAGGCAATATAGAAAAAGGAATTTACCAGGCAAAGCTCAGTTTCTTGTTTTCAGATTTCACATCTACAGATTCCGCCTTGAACACTTTGACAGGCAACCAGCCCACATTAGATATTGAAACCATCTTTGACCAGGACATGAAGCTTGAGATCAGACAGGCCACTGTCAGGGGTGCGGAGTTTAATGCTGATTTATCAGGTATGGCAGACTTTGAATATCAAAATATTGACCTTGCTGCGAAAATAGCCGTGCCTTCACTGCACAATCTTGGCAAGGCCTTAAATCTTAATCTGGGTGGTGAGTTTTTATCAGACATTTCAGTGCAGGGAACTCTTGACCTGCCGGAAATTGAGCTTTTGGCAACAGTCAACCACCTGGTTTATGAAGATCTTGAGCCCATGGACGTGCAGGCCCTGATTGTGGCGGATATTGTTGACACAGAACCCCATGGATGGATTGATATTGCCATAAGCCAGCATGAAAAGACATTGGATGTTTATTCAGGTTATTTTTTTGAAGGGCAGAAAGCGAGCCTGAGAAATCTTACTGCTGATGGCCCTGGTTTCAGTCTGTCCGGTTATGCAGAATACGACATGGCTTCAGGCCTTGCTGACGGCGATGTGGCAGTAAGCCTTTTCAGTCTTGAAGAGCTTGGAGCTTTTTTCAATACAGCCATCCAGGGAAACGTTCAGTCAAGGATTCAGCTGATCCCGGCCAATGACAATCAGAACGTTCATTTCTATCTAAGCGGTGAAGAAATCCGTTTTGCTGAATTTTCACTGGATACGGTAACGACATCCGGCACAATTGAAGACATTTTTTCTGCTCTTACTGTGGAATCAGAACTGGATCTGCAGGGTTTTACCTCGCCCCAGGCATCTCTGGACAGCCTGGCCCTTAATCTGTCAGGCCACCTTGAACAAGTTAGCTTTGCAGCTGATGCTTCAGGCTATGCAGCTCACCCATTTGATGTTCAGCTGGAAGGACAGTACTCCAGTCCCGGGCAGTCAATGCATAACCTGGAACTCTCTAAACTTGACGGCCGTTTTGCCCACGAGCCACTGTTGCTGGAGTCTCCTTTAAAGCTTTCCTTTGCTGACGACAATATTACCCTGGAACCAACCCAATTGAGGTTTGGATCAGGTGTAGCTGATCTTGATCTTGAATTCAGGCCCCAGGGTATAAATTCCAATATCAGCCTCAAGGGATTACAGCTGTCAGAGCTTCCTTTAGACGCTGTTCATTTCATGCTTGGCGAAATAAACCTTGACTTGCAGCTTACCGGACCACCCGAAAGCCCTGTGGCCAGCCTGGAATTACTGCTGAGCAATCTGGCTCCAGCTGCAGCCAATATGGAGGTTCCCTTCACTTTGACCATGACCTCTAATATACGCATGCAAGAAGGTGATCTGGACATGCAGGCCAGGCTTATGGACGAAGACAAGGAAATGCTTGCAGTCCATGTGGATATTCCCATGCATCTCTCCTTAGAGCCTTTTGCTCTTGATATGCCTGATCCACTCCCCCTTAACGGCAGTGTGGACTCCAAGCTTGATCTGGTGAAACTGGCTCTGATATTTTTACCTCCGGATCAGACTTTGTCCGGCTTTCTTCTGTCTGATCTGAAGATTGCAGGATCAGTAACCGAGCCCGATATTAAAGGTCATCTGCGTCTTGAAGATTCATTTTTTGAGCATCTTGATGCCGGGTTGCTGCTGGCAGATATTACTCTGGATGCGTTTCTGGATGGTACTTCTCTACAGATTGAGTCACTGACAGCAACTGATGGAATATCAGGTAAAATTATGGGATCAGGCAGTCTTGACTTTCACCCGTCAGGGGAAATGCCCTGGTCTTTCAGCGTGGATATGCAGGATTTCAGACTCCTGAATCAAAGGCTTGCAGTTGTCAATATTGATGACGGAGACCTTGCCTTGACAGGTGGCAAGTCACAGGCTGATGTATCTGGGAAAATTGTGTTTGACGGTATTGAGATAAATTTGCCAGGTCCTTCTCCTCCTGGAGTAGTGGATCTTCATGTGGTCACGGAAATCAATCATCCTCAGGCCCGGGAAGAAACAATCACCACCCGGCCTGGCGCGGAGTTTCCTGTCACTTTAGATATTGCTCTTGAATTTCCATCCAGAGTTTTTGTCAGAGGACGCGGGCTTGACTCTGAATGGGGTGGTGGACTGACCATTACGGGAAAAGCTGAAGCTCCGGAGATTCGTGGAGAACTGCAGGTGCAGCGGGGCAGACTGCTGCTTCTGGATCGAAGATTTGACCTTGAACGTGATTCCATTATTCATCTGGACGGATCCTATCCGCCTGATCCCGGTGTTGATATTGAGGCGTATCTGCGTCAA is a window from the Desulfonatronovibrio magnus genome containing:
- a CDS encoding translocation/assembly module TamB domain-containing protein, which produces MMRKYLKRFFIGLTSIFLLICLITGALLIFIQTSSGQKLIVSKLNDILHWDDGQVVLEGLSGRVPFNMTLDRVDIKDEQGDWLVVEDVELNWSFARLLSREFHIFNVGADRVIFNRLPEYEGSEVDPEDREPLQIKWQWPLPPLTVEKIFLNDVYISEAVMEHELHFDALGSLYADRKGFSVANLKVNRLDEPSSLIDLNAELRRDPYNLDIDLTAFDPGILPALVGLENWPENTSLSIQGAGVLNAWTCRVEIDGQDMFHAGLDLWIEERDFYVLHGDGEIYVNPALIPEEGMGFTEDPFSVLFSAGINDYDALIFDNFNIQSSTLELNAAGSFKPDDLSVEAAADLMVFDINPLLKGSGLTIDKPVELHAVLSGPVSKIRVDADLLVHEFAGHGTMFSQAVLDGVFNLNPEQGVMAGAEGGIILSGLALDDYAQMPEMVNVDFDLHYSDADTVVIRYLNINADNFSSSARGSFNADKLDFKAEARMDIKKVQNFIPGMGDEPFFETDLGLDLDASGNIEKGIYQAKLSFLFSDFTSTDSALNTLTGNQPTLDIETIFDQDMKLEIRQATVRGAEFNADLSGMADFEYQNIDLAAKIAVPSLHNLGKALNLNLGGEFLSDISVQGTLDLPEIELLATVNHLVYEDLEPMDVQALIVADIVDTEPHGWIDIAISQHEKTLDVYSGYFFEGQKASLRNLTADGPGFSLSGYAEYDMASGLADGDVAVSLFSLEELGAFFNTAIQGNVQSRIQLIPANDNQNVHFYLSGEEIRFAEFSLDTVTTSGTIEDIFSALTVESELDLQGFTSPQASLDSLALNLSGHLEQVSFAADASGYAAHPFDVQLEGQYSSPGQSMHNLELSKLDGRFAHEPLLLESPLKLSFADDNITLEPTQLRFGSGVADLDLEFRPQGINSNISLKGLQLSELPLDAVHFMLGEINLDLQLTGPPESPVASLELLLSNLAPAAANMEVPFTLTMTSNIRMQEGDLDMQARLMDEDKEMLAVHVDIPMHLSLEPFALDMPDPLPLNGSVDSKLDLVKLALIFLPPDQTLSGFLLSDLKIAGSVTEPDIKGHLRLEDSFFEHLDAGLLLADITLDAFLDGTSLQIESLTATDGISGKIMGSGSLDFHPSGEMPWSFSVDMQDFRLLNQRLAVVNIDDGDLALTGGKSQADVSGKIVFDGIEINLPGPSPPGVVDLHVVTEINHPQAREETITTRPGAEFPVTLDIALEFPSRVFVRGRGLDSEWGGGLTITGKAEAPEIRGELQVQRGRLLLLDRRFDLERDSIIHLDGSYPPDPGVDIEAYLRQRDKMIHVHVYGPALDPEIVFSSDPPMPEDEILAWILFGRDLSTLTPFQAVALADSARTLAMGSSGPGVMDQVRSFIGVDDIDVTRDEEGHTQFGMGKYVHERVYVEVKKGTSPGGDEVAVQIELSPRFSLESNVDSDSEGGVMLFWKYDY